In Galactobacillus timonensis, the genomic window GATGAAAACGGGAACTTCATCCGTTCTGGCAGGCGGGTGAGTGATCCGCGCTATCAGAGTGAGGAGGGGCAGAATGAGCTGTTCCCCTATGATGAAGTCTACCGGGAGCTGAAGGCACAGTATGATCGGTTTCTGGAGCTGCGCCATGGTGTGAAGCCGGGTTATCTGCATCCGCATTCGATCATGCCTGCAAACTATATTCGTGCGATCCGTCAGCTGAGCCAGGAGACGGGCATTCCGTTCTCGATGGATATTCAGAAAAAATACGGCTTCGTTTCTGTGTTTACGTTCAGGAAACAGGATTTTACGAAGACCATGAATACGAAGGTCTTTGATCCGATGGCTCAGCTGAACAAGAATCCTCTCAAAGATGTTCAGGATTACAGTGACCAGCTTCTCGCCAGTCCGTATGTTGAGATCGGGGGGCATCCCGGCTTCGTTGATGCCGATCTGCTCGATCATACGACATTGTCATTGGAGCGTGTACGCGACCATGCGATGATGACAAGTGACTGGATCAAGAACTGGGTCAGGGACAATTCCATTGAACTGATCACTTACCATGATCTTTGATCTGTAAAGCGAAGGAAAACGGTGCTGGGTGATGCGGCACCGTTTTCTTGTGCTCGATTCGAAAGTGATTGTCAGATATGGACGTACCGGAACGGATCACCGGAGGCGACGAAGTGAACCGGGATCTCTGGAAGGATCTGCGGGAGCCAGCTTTCGGCCATGTATTTCATGCCGGGTTCCTCGGCGTTGAAGTGGCCGAGCATGATAATGGCCTTGGGCAGGTTCAACTGGGCAGAATCACGAATGTACTCGTTAAACGTATAGTCTGTGCATTCCAGGGTGATGGCGCAGTCGATGCTGTCGCCCTCAAACTGCTTGAGAATTTCATTGTCCGCCCGGCCGTCAACATGACCGACGATGCGCAGGCGCTGTACCCTGGTTTCGGGGTCGCCGACGATCCGGGTGCCGTTGAGATTAAATGTTTTTACCAGATGCTGGGCCAGCTGCAGTGCTGTTTCGCCATGGAAACTGTAATTGCTTGCGCGTACTGCATCGTCATGGACGATGTTTCCGTCCCATCCGGCTTCTTTGGCAAAACCATAGAAGATGCCGTCCACATACTGATGCGGCAGCAGCGGGACGCCGTTGTGGATATGATCATGGCAGCGCCAGACAGTAATGCCGTTGTCATTCAGCAGCTTCGCCTTTGCCTGGTAGGTGCGATTGTTCTGCAGCCAGTCCTGATGGTCGCCATGGTTCCAGAACAGGGCTTCGTGGGGAATGATCAGATTACATCCGAGTTGGGCAGCCTTGCGGATAATATCTGCCGAGGCAAAGCAGGTGGTGACGACGCCGGTGCATTCTTCATCGGTATTGCCGAAAAGTACCTTGTCGCGGGTGGTAGCTTCGTCGATAACACCGTAGAAATTGCCGGCGCAGTAATCTTTAATGATCTGAATGACTTCACTCATCTTCATAAGAAACCTCTTTCCAAAGCCGGTTATCTCGGCGGATGATTTACGCATGCACGCAGGCATATGGATATTTGATGCGAATCGTTTCTGCCTGTGTTTATTTTACAGGGTGGGATTCACCTGTTTCGCATAGGCATGTATTTGTTGCGGGGAGAAAATTGTCTGCAATATGAAAGGCCATAAATATATAGGCTTCTTTGCAGGAATGGTGCGAATGAATTTGGAAAGCCAAAGAAGCTGCTTTTAGCGAAGAAATGATTATTCATTGGCTGTTTTCTTCGCCTTCTTCGTGCAGTGTTATCCTGTCGCCTGTGATCCAATAGTCGCAGATGCCGTCACGCAAGCATCCGTAGC contains:
- a CDS encoding ChbG/HpnK family deacetylase; protein product: MKLLVRGDDFGFTKAVTYGIVDAIDNGVLRNTGLFTNMPSSALAASMMDGRDEVCFGIDFNIVAGKPVSDPKDVPHLVDENGNFIRSGRRVSDPRYQSEEGQNELFPYDEVYRELKAQYDRFLELRHGVKPGYLHPHSIMPANYIRAIRQLSQETGIPFSMDIQKKYGFVSVFTFRKQDFTKTMNTKVFDPMAQLNKNPLKDVQDYSDQLLASPYVEIGGHPGFVDADLLDHTTLSLERVRDHAMMTSDWIKNWVRDNSIELITYHDL
- a CDS encoding Nif3-like dinuclear metal center hexameric protein yields the protein MKMSEVIQIIKDYCAGNFYGVIDEATTRDKVLFGNTDEECTGVVTTCFASADIIRKAAQLGCNLIIPHEALFWNHGDHQDWLQNNRTYQAKAKLLNDNGITVWRCHDHIHNGVPLLPHQYVDGIFYGFAKEAGWDGNIVHDDAVRASNYSFHGETALQLAQHLVKTFNLNGTRIVGDPETRVQRLRIVGHVDGRADNEILKQFEGDSIDCAITLECTDYTFNEYIRDSAQLNLPKAIIMLGHFNAEEPGMKYMAESWLPQILPEIPVHFVASGDPFRYVHI